The Mycolicibacterium duvalii DNA window CCGACGATCGAGCCGCCGTAGGAATGGCCGATGACCGTCACCGGGACGCCCGACGTCACGGCGCGGTCCACATCCTCGCTGAACGCGACCAGCCGGGGCGCCATCTGCAGTGCGTAGTCCGGATCGGCGGCATGCCGCACCACGTCGGACGGATCGTCGACCTGCGGGAACGGCCCACCGAGGTAGGTGATCATCGCGACCTCACCCCGGCTGCCGGAGACGAACCGCCGGGCGGTCGCGGTGTTGGCCGCCGACCCGTCCATCGTGGTGTTGACCCCCGGCACCAGCACGCCGACGCCGCGTGCGGTGCTCAGGTCGCCGTTGAGCTCGACCAGCGACGCGCGCGCGGGATCGAACGCGATGATCTGGCGCGGGATGCGTCCACGGCGACCGGTCGGATCGTCGACCTCGCCGAGCAGGTCGCGGTAGAGCGCCAGGCGACGTCGGGAACCGTCGTCGCGGCCGTCCTCGGCCAGGATCGCCGACGCGATGTTCACGCGGTTGGCCTGAACCCGCATCGCCCACGGCACCCCGTCGGTGTTGCCGACCTCGCGGGGAAACTCGGCGACCAGTTGGTCGCGCTGCTGTGCGGACATCGCTGCGACCTGCGCCGCGATCCGGTCCTGGCTCATCGCCGGCCACCCGTGCACCACCTCGGCCAACGGATCGGCGGCCCGCACCGGCCGTGAGCCGGCGGGCACCGTGGCAGGGGCGTTGGACGCCGGCTCCGTCGCTGCGGAGAACGCCGCGGTGATGTCACCGGCCGCGTCGGCGTCGGCTGCACCGAGACGCTGCAGGGCGACGCGCACGTCGCCGCTCAACCGCTGGGCCCGGGCTTCCAGCATGTCCTCAGCCGTGGATCGGTCGCCCCCGGCGAGCGCGCTCAGCAGCGGACCGGGGTCTGCGGCCCGGTGCACAGCGCCGTCGTCGCCGACGCGAAATCCAGCGTGCTCGGCGGCTTCGACCAGGGC harbors:
- a CDS encoding alpha/beta hydrolase, giving the protein MNGPTVSQARAWEPGALSRLATAWEEAARRVLAEADAVGGAVGRSRDHWTGTAADAARTRARGVTDTATATARVLIAASVAAQDGAEQIGAARRQVLALVEAAEHAGFRVGDDGAVHRAADPGPLLSALAGGDRSTAEDMLEARAQRLSGDVRVALQRLGAADADAAGDITAAFSAATEPASNAPATVPAGSRPVRAADPLAEVVHGWPAMSQDRIAAQVAAMSAQQRDQLVAEFPREVGNTDGVPWAMRVQANRVNIASAILAEDGRDDGSRRRLALYRDLLGEVDDPTGRRGRIPRQIIAFDPARASLVELNGDLSTARGVGVLVPGVNTTMDGSAANTATARRFVSGSRGEVAMITYLGGPFPQVDDPSDVVRHAADPDYALQMAPRLVAFSEDVDRAVTSGVPVTVIGHSYGGSIVGTAETLGLTSDRTLFLAAAGSGVGVDDPADWQNRNPEVRRFSMTAPGDFIELVQGIPGGPHGADPDEMPGVTVLATGRYDDGDWVAGWDAHSGMLNRPSDAWRTILAVISGES